A stretch of the Sulfurimonas sp. HSL-1656 genome encodes the following:
- the lptA gene encoding lipopolysaccharide transport periplasmic protein LptA, protein MKSALALIVTIAAAGSLYAAEQLKIAADAFTANEKEGRSVFEGHVRIKMGSDELNASRVEVFTAADRTPTKYIASGDASFFLKADNGATYSGRAQKVIYLPLKEQYSFYGDVHLMQHDEHKQIDGEEVVVNIQEGTAAARGAERQPVIMIFNLPEEKKK, encoded by the coding sequence GTGAAGTCCGCTTTAGCCCTTATCGTCACCATCGCAGCGGCAGGGAGCCTCTATGCGGCCGAACAGCTCAAGATCGCTGCCGACGCTTTTACGGCCAACGAAAAAGAGGGGCGCTCGGTATTCGAGGGGCATGTGCGTATCAAGATGGGGAGCGACGAACTCAATGCGTCGCGTGTCGAGGTCTTTACCGCCGCGGACCGCACGCCGACGAAGTATATCGCCAGCGGCGACGCCTCCTTTTTCCTCAAGGCCGATAACGGCGCGACGTACAGCGGCCGGGCGCAGAAGGTCATCTACCTCCCGCTGAAAGAGCAGTACAGTTTCTACGGCGACGTGCACCTGATGCAGCACGATGAGCACAAGCAGATCGACGGCGAAGAGGTCGTCGTCAATATCCAGGAGGGCACGGCCGCGGCCAGAGGGGCGGAGCGCCAGCCTGTCATCATGATCTTCAACCTTCCCGAGGAGAAAAAGAAGTGA
- the yihA gene encoding ribosome biogenesis GTP-binding protein YihA/YsxC: MIEVVEAHFNTSAANISQSPDNDTVNEIAFMARSNAGKSSLLNALCNHKNLAKVSATPGKTRLINYFDATFMDRDNQEKLNALLVDLPGFGYAKVSKTLKSDWEKNLTDFITQREQIRVFVHLVDARHPDLPIDRSVAEYLEQIRRPGQTVLRVFTKSDKLNQKELGALLRDYPGALVVSSSKKRGIAKLAARLYDLLTGTDDVHPL; encoded by the coding sequence GTGATCGAGGTCGTCGAGGCGCATTTCAACACCAGCGCCGCCAACATTTCCCAGTCTCCGGACAACGACACCGTCAACGAGATCGCCTTTATGGCACGCTCCAATGCGGGGAAAAGTTCGCTGCTCAACGCCTTGTGCAACCATAAAAACCTCGCGAAGGTCTCTGCAACGCCGGGCAAGACACGCCTGATCAACTACTTTGACGCGACCTTCATGGACCGCGACAACCAAGAAAAGCTTAATGCCCTGCTGGTAGACCTCCCGGGGTTCGGATACGCCAAAGTCTCCAAGACCCTCAAGAGCGACTGGGAAAAGAACCTCACGGACTTCATCACCCAGCGCGAACAGATCCGTGTCTTCGTGCACCTTGTCGACGCCCGCCACCCCGACCTCCCTATCGACCGCTCCGTCGCCGAATACCTTGAACAGATCCGCCGGCCGGGCCAAACGGTGCTGCGTGTCTTTACGAAATCGGACAAGCTCAACCAGAAAGAGCTCGGTGCACTGCTGCGGGACTACCCCGGCGCGCTGGTCGTCTCCAGCAGCAAGAAGCGCGGCATCGCAAAACTGGCCGCGCGCCTTTACGATCTTCTCACCGGAACCGACGATGTCCATCCACTTTAG
- a CDS encoding N-acetyltransferase gives MSIHFRKATLADIPAMQRLVAPKVEDGTILVRSNDELATNIRSYILAFDGERLIGFTALHVHSPELAEIRSLIVDEPYRNQGIGAELVSLSIEEGKKLGLKRVLALTYAARFFEKLSFSEIPKESLPEHKIWADCIKCKHFPVCNEIALIKTL, from the coding sequence ATGTCCATCCACTTTAGAAAAGCGACCCTGGCCGATATCCCGGCGATGCAGCGCCTCGTAGCCCCCAAAGTCGAAGACGGCACCATCCTCGTGCGCAGCAACGACGAGCTGGCTACCAATATCCGCTCCTACATTCTCGCCTTCGACGGCGAACGCCTCATCGGCTTTACGGCGCTGCATGTGCATTCGCCCGAACTGGCCGAGATCCGCTCCCTGATCGTCGATGAACCCTACCGTAACCAGGGCATCGGGGCCGAACTGGTCAGCCTCTCCATCGAAGAGGGGAAAAAGCTGGGGCTCAAACGGGTGCTGGCACTGACCTATGCCGCCCGTTTCTTCGAAAAACTCTCCTTTTCCGAGATCCCCAAAGAGAGCCTGCCCGAACACAAGATCTGGGCCGACTGCATCAAATGCAAGCACTTTCCGGTATGCAACGAAATCGCGCTGATCAAAACCCTCTGA
- the mrdA gene encoding penicillin-binding protein 2 yields the protein MRTRILIALFIFIWVSLLSRVYYLSVHSNRYYEQLSTENTLKTERIAPVRGEILDRNFRPLAINKLGFKIEVMPHLSTQKRLESLQSTLERIQRLLPMLDAEKMLKVYKQNDSHYNHREIAVADFISYEDILPVYSELNLLENVKISPAPMRYYPYQKIAAHIIGYTAKSNQQEIERDPVLKLTGIVGKSGLEKQYNTYLEGVPGERTVQMNALNEEISVLETHKPLENRNLVLTVDMRLQQYISRMMEGNAGAVIVMGLDGEILSAGSYPEYNPNTFVSGISGAKWNALINDLDMPFTNKIVNGLYPPGSTIKPSIGMIYLDSGISQWWYVTCTGTMELGNRNFRCWKSWGHGKTDLHKAIRESCDDYFYKGSLKVGIEKISDGLKSFGLGDKTGIDLPNEFIGTIPNRAWKRERYNEPWYIGETLNTSIGQGSVLVTPLQIAQNTALIAGGKLPQPRLARMIDNNLTQPVYRDVLTARQKADLPIIRRAMRQVCSHPKGTASAQITTKVAIAGKTGTAQVIGIPQATKKRIKEEDMAYYTRSHAWLTTYGPYRHPQYVVTALIEHGGHGASAAGDIVSGIYDKLAEFGYIKK from the coding sequence GTGAGAACCCGTATCCTTATCGCCCTGTTCATCTTTATCTGGGTCTCGCTGCTGAGCCGCGTCTACTACCTGAGCGTCCACTCCAACCGCTACTACGAACAGCTCTCGACGGAGAACACCCTGAAAACGGAACGTATCGCCCCGGTCCGCGGCGAGATCCTCGACCGTAACTTCAGGCCGCTCGCCATCAACAAGCTGGGTTTCAAGATCGAGGTGATGCCGCACCTGAGCACCCAGAAGCGTCTCGAGAGCCTCCAGAGTACCCTGGAGCGGATCCAGCGGCTGCTGCCGATGCTCGACGCGGAAAAGATGCTCAAGGTCTACAAGCAGAATGATTCGCACTACAACCACCGGGAAATCGCCGTCGCGGACTTTATCTCCTACGAAGACATCCTTCCCGTCTACTCGGAGCTGAACCTGCTGGAAAACGTCAAAATCTCCCCGGCCCCGATGCGCTACTACCCCTACCAGAAGATCGCGGCCCATATTATCGGCTACACGGCAAAATCCAACCAGCAGGAGATCGAACGCGACCCGGTCCTGAAATTGACGGGAATCGTCGGCAAATCCGGGCTGGAGAAGCAGTACAACACTTACCTCGAGGGGGTTCCTGGGGAACGTACCGTACAGATGAATGCACTGAACGAGGAGATCTCCGTCCTCGAGACACACAAGCCGCTGGAGAACCGGAACCTTGTCCTGACCGTCGACATGCGGCTGCAGCAGTACATAAGCCGAATGATGGAGGGAAACGCGGGTGCCGTAATCGTCATGGGCCTCGACGGCGAAATCCTCTCCGCGGGCAGTTACCCCGAATACAACCCCAATACTTTCGTATCGGGTATCTCGGGAGCAAAATGGAACGCACTGATCAACGACCTGGACATGCCCTTTACCAACAAGATCGTCAACGGGCTCTATCCCCCGGGCTCAACGATCAAACCCTCCATCGGGATGATCTACCTCGACAGCGGCATCAGCCAGTGGTGGTACGTGACCTGCACCGGGACCATGGAGCTGGGGAACCGGAACTTCCGCTGCTGGAAAAGCTGGGGGCACGGCAAGACCGACCTGCACAAGGCGATCCGGGAGAGCTGCGACGACTATTTCTACAAAGGCAGCCTCAAAGTCGGGATCGAAAAGATCAGCGACGGGCTCAAAAGCTTCGGTCTCGGCGATAAAACGGGCATAGACCTTCCCAACGAGTTCATCGGGACGATCCCCAACCGCGCCTGGAAGCGGGAACGCTACAACGAACCGTGGTACATCGGGGAGACGCTCAATACGTCCATCGGGCAGGGGAGCGTACTCGTCACGCCGCTGCAGATCGCCCAGAACACGGCCCTCATTGCCGGCGGGAAGCTGCCCCAGCCGCGGCTGGCGCGCATGATCGACAACAACCTGACCCAGCCGGTCTACCGCGACGTCCTGACCGCCAGGCAGAAAGCGGATCTTCCCATCATCCGCCGGGCGATGCGCCAGGTCTGCAGCCACCCCAAAGGGACGGCCTCCGCACAGATTACGACCAAGGTGGCCATTGCGGGCAAGACGGGGACCGCACAGGTTATCGGGATCCCGCAGGCGACGAAAAAGCGTATCAAAGAGGAAGATATGGCCTACTATACGCGTTCACACGCCTGGTTAACAACCTACGGGCCCTACCGCCACCCGCAGTATGTCGTCACCGCGCTGATCGAACACGGCGGTCACGGGGCATCGGCCGCCGGCGACATTGTCTCCGGCATCTACGACAAACTTGCCGAGTTCGGTTATATCAAAAAGTAG
- a CDS encoding calcium/sodium antiporter, producing MEYLVFVAAMATLIWGADFIIRESERIALHYNISHFVIGATLVGFGTSLPEMAASMMASWYAKPELAVANVVGSVTMNITLVLGLVFVLAKKMNPARDLFNRDSAWILFPVILYFLAAYDGVIGRFEGVIFVTLMAAYLYFLFSTDGSELTEEIDESLEKEAFAWGKTIALLFAGFVMTIGGAHFVVESASMIARSLGVSEWVIGLLLIAFGTSLPELVVSLVALKKGNADLSIGNIIGSNVANFAMVLGGAALIRPLPISGSNLGDIYIMMAASLALLLVLANKLYSKAGGIILLMIFALFVKSALGH from the coding sequence ATGGAATACCTTGTTTTCGTTGCCGCAATGGCTACACTGATCTGGGGGGCGGATTTCATCATCCGCGAATCCGAGCGTATCGCCCTGCACTACAACATCTCCCACTTCGTCATCGGTGCGACGCTGGTCGGGTTCGGGACCTCCCTTCCGGAGATGGCGGCATCCATGATGGCATCGTGGTATGCCAAACCCGAACTGGCCGTCGCAAACGTCGTCGGGAGTGTGACGATGAATATCACCCTGGTGCTGGGGCTGGTCTTTGTCCTGGCGAAAAAAATGAACCCCGCCCGCGACCTTTTCAACCGCGACAGCGCCTGGATCCTTTTTCCCGTTATCCTCTACTTCCTGGCGGCTTACGACGGAGTCATCGGCCGTTTCGAGGGGGTGATCTTTGTCACGCTGATGGCGGCCTACCTCTACTTTCTCTTCTCCACGGACGGTTCGGAGCTGACCGAGGAGATTGATGAGAGTCTGGAAAAAGAGGCATTTGCCTGGGGGAAAACGATCGCCCTGCTGTTCGCCGGCTTCGTGATGACAATCGGCGGCGCGCACTTCGTCGTCGAGAGCGCCAGCATGATCGCCCGCAGCCTCGGGGTCAGCGAATGGGTCATCGGTCTGCTCCTGATCGCCTTCGGGACGTCGCTGCCCGAGCTGGTCGTTTCCCTGGTCGCCCTGAAAAAAGGGAATGCCGATCTGAGCATCGGGAATATCATCGGTTCAAACGTGGCGAACTTCGCCATGGTCCTCGGGGGCGCGGCACTGATCCGTCCCCTTCCCATCAGCGGTTCGAACCTGGGCGACATCTATATCATGATGGCCGCTTCCCTCGCCCTGCTCCTCGTGCTTGCCAACAAACTCTACAGCAAAGCCGGCGGGATCATCCTGCTGATGATCTTCGCCCTCTTCGTCAAAAGCGCGCTCGGGCACTGA
- the ybeY gene encoding rRNA maturation RNase YbeY, giving the protein MIDIDNQTEFEPDYTLMETIADTLNAGDMELIICDDETIRVLNKEHRGIDKATDVLSFPYDPMPMAPIGSIVISADHVKSGAARFGHSEAQECALLFLHGVLHLLGFDHEIDDGEMRRKEEEIITALGLPSSLIVRTEEEA; this is encoded by the coding sequence ATGATTGATATCGATAACCAGACGGAATTTGAACCGGACTATACCCTTATGGAGACCATTGCCGACACGCTGAACGCGGGCGATATGGAGCTCATCATCTGTGACGACGAAACGATCCGCGTCCTCAACAAGGAGCACCGCGGCATCGACAAAGCGACCGATGTGCTGAGCTTTCCCTATGACCCCATGCCGATGGCGCCGATCGGGAGCATTGTCATCAGTGCCGACCATGTCAAAAGCGGCGCGGCGCGTTTCGGCCACAGCGAAGCGCAGGAGTGCGCCCTGCTCTTCTTGCACGGGGTGCTGCACCTGCTGGGCTTTGACCATGAGATCGATGACGGTGAAATGCGCCGCAAAGAGGAAGAGATCATCACTGCGCTCGGGCTGCCGAGCAGTCTTATCGTCCGTACCGAAGAGGAGGCGTAA
- a CDS encoding gluconate 2-dehydrogenase subunit 3 family protein — translation MITRRSLLLGGAALLLLPVESSADYARPVTILKEPYQTIATVQRDLFPGGGTAPSPQLLKAIDYLGGVMHDDYIDDDDKRFLANGALWLNEYTGKEFGSAYYRLTPSQREEVLQWLSGTPWGESWLWSLISYLFEALLCDPVYGANTHEAGWHWLGHEPGYPRPKAALI, via the coding sequence ATGATTACCCGAAGAAGCCTCCTGCTGGGGGGCGCGGCGCTCCTGCTGCTGCCCGTTGAGAGCAGCGCGGATTACGCCCGCCCCGTGACCATCCTCAAAGAGCCTTACCAGACCATCGCCACCGTGCAGCGCGACCTTTTTCCCGGCGGCGGTACGGCCCCCTCGCCGCAACTGCTCAAAGCGATCGACTACCTCGGCGGCGTGATGCACGATGACTATATCGATGACGATGATAAACGCTTCCTCGCAAACGGCGCACTCTGGCTCAACGAATACACCGGAAAGGAATTCGGCAGCGCCTACTACCGCCTCACACCGTCGCAGCGCGAGGAGGTTTTACAATGGCTCTCCGGAACGCCCTGGGGGGAGAGCTGGCTCTGGAGCCTCATCTCCTACCTGTTCGAAGCCCTGCTGTGCGACCCCGTCTACGGGGCGAACACCCATGAGGCGGGGTGGCACTGGCTGGGACATGAACCCGGCTATCCGCGCCCCAAGGCTGCATTGATATGA
- a CDS encoding GMC family oxidoreductase: MKQYDICIIGSGAGAAPVAYELSRAGYSVLVLEKGPYLTEKDFTKDEIAVSRRSIYTPRLKDEQHVVETYNSDGSIDRVTAAESGWNFWNGSMVGGSSNLMSGYFHRMKPVDFKLRSTFGAIEGANVVDWPITYEEMEPYFTKVEQVVGVSGRVVEHPFQEQRSTRDFPFPPTWEQPISGWFDAACEALGYHSIPTPRAVLPYDALGRSGCSYSNFCGSYGCATGAKGNARAALLEKAKATGRCDILPDVFVYRLDADRHHVTAAHYFDADGNSHTVTAGTFVVAAQAIESVRLLFNSRNKYYPDGLGNANGQLGKNLIFSAGGSGQGRFEFSRLNERQRFELMTRGAFVNRSLQDWYVYHREGRTYKGGTIDFLFEHANPVSRAMRELYDDDGNLVWGSRLQKRLEHAFKASRVFVFEVFNDWLPTDNCFIGVDEGVRDKWGMPVGKIRLYGHPHDLEVGAFLAGKAENVLRQMGAVEIQSDISSAPPPNLVAGGCRFGKDPKASVLDPSCKVHGIDNLYVSDGSFMPTGGSVPYTWTIYANAFRVADAIKAALKAKPNRL, from the coding sequence ATGAAACAATATGACATCTGCATCATCGGCAGTGGAGCGGGGGCAGCGCCCGTGGCCTATGAGCTGAGCCGCGCAGGCTACAGCGTCCTCGTGCTTGAGAAGGGTCCCTACCTGACGGAGAAGGATTTCACCAAGGATGAGATCGCCGTCAGCCGCCGCAGTATCTATACCCCGCGTCTCAAGGATGAGCAGCATGTCGTCGAGACCTATAACAGTGACGGCAGCATTGATCGCGTGACCGCGGCGGAATCGGGCTGGAACTTCTGGAACGGCTCCATGGTCGGCGGCTCTTCGAACCTGATGAGCGGCTATTTCCACCGGATGAAACCGGTCGATTTCAAACTCCGCTCCACTTTCGGGGCCATCGAGGGGGCCAACGTCGTCGACTGGCCCATCACCTACGAAGAGATGGAGCCCTATTTCACGAAGGTGGAGCAGGTCGTCGGCGTCTCGGGCCGGGTCGTGGAACACCCCTTCCAGGAGCAGCGCTCCACCAGGGACTTCCCCTTCCCGCCGACCTGGGAACAGCCCATTTCCGGCTGGTTCGATGCGGCCTGCGAAGCACTTGGGTACCACAGCATCCCCACACCGAGGGCCGTACTCCCCTACGACGCACTGGGGCGGAGCGGCTGCTCCTACTCGAATTTCTGCGGCAGCTACGGCTGTGCGACGGGGGCAAAAGGGAACGCCCGCGCGGCGCTGCTGGAGAAGGCCAAAGCGACGGGACGGTGCGATATTCTCCCGGATGTTTTCGTCTACAGGCTCGATGCAGACCGTCATCATGTCACGGCCGCACACTATTTTGATGCCGACGGCAACTCCCACACCGTCACGGCGGGCACTTTTGTCGTTGCCGCCCAGGCGATCGAGAGCGTGCGCCTGCTGTTCAACTCGCGCAATAAATACTACCCTGACGGCCTCGGCAATGCCAACGGACAGCTGGGGAAGAACCTGATCTTTTCCGCGGGCGGCAGCGGGCAGGGGAGGTTCGAATTTTCCCGCCTGAACGAACGGCAGCGCTTTGAGCTGATGACCCGCGGCGCCTTTGTCAACCGCTCCCTGCAGGACTGGTACGTCTATCACCGGGAGGGGCGCACCTACAAAGGGGGCACTATCGATTTCCTTTTTGAGCACGCCAACCCTGTCAGCCGTGCCATGCGCGAACTGTATGATGATGACGGCAACCTGGTCTGGGGCAGCAGGCTGCAGAAGCGTCTTGAACACGCCTTCAAAGCCTCCCGTGTGTTCGTGTTCGAAGTCTTCAACGACTGGCTCCCGACGGACAACTGTTTCATCGGGGTCGACGAGGGAGTGCGGGACAAATGGGGCATGCCCGTCGGGAAGATCCGTCTTTACGGCCACCCGCATGACCTTGAAGTCGGTGCATTTCTGGCCGGCAAGGCCGAAAACGTGCTGCGGCAGATGGGTGCGGTGGAGATCCAAAGCGACATATCGTCCGCCCCGCCGCCGAACCTCGTTGCCGGCGGATGCCGTTTCGGGAAGGACCCCAAAGCGTCCGTGCTGGACCCCTCGTGCAAAGTGCACGGGATCGACAACCTCTACGTCTCCGACGGCAGTTTCATGCCCACGGGCGGCAGCGTACCCTACACCTGGACCATCTACGCCAACGCTTTCCGGGTCGCCGATGCCATCAAGGCGGCGCTCAAAGCCAAGCCCAACAGGCTATAA
- the queC gene encoding 7-cyano-7-deazaguanine synthase QueC, which yields MGKKAVCIMSGGMDSTLAAYMLRAQGYEIVAVHFNYDQRTQQKELESFRAITARLGTAQTYEIDLDFFAAIGASALTDRSIEVPTGGIEPGVPVTYVPFRNGIFLSIASAIAEKEGAAVIGIGVVEEDSSGYPDCREAYIEAMQRAVNLGTKDETNLTIAMPLVHLKKEQIVAEAIAYNVPLELTWSCYRDEAEACGVCDSCRLRLKGFELAGVRDPIPYR from the coding sequence GTGGGTAAAAAAGCGGTCTGTATCATGAGCGGAGGGATGGATTCGACACTCGCGGCCTATATGCTCCGCGCCCAGGGGTATGAGATCGTCGCGGTCCATTTCAACTACGACCAGCGGACCCAGCAAAAAGAGCTCGAGAGCTTCCGCGCGATTACCGCGCGCCTCGGCACCGCACAAACCTACGAAATCGACCTGGACTTTTTCGCTGCGATCGGCGCATCGGCCCTGACCGACAGGAGCATCGAGGTCCCGACGGGCGGGATCGAGCCCGGTGTCCCGGTCACTTACGTACCCTTCCGCAACGGCATCTTTCTGAGCATCGCGTCCGCTATTGCCGAGAAAGAGGGGGCTGCCGTCATCGGCATCGGCGTCGTCGAGGAGGATTCCAGCGGCTACCCCGACTGCCGGGAAGCGTACATCGAGGCGATGCAGCGTGCCGTCAACCTCGGGACGAAGGATGAAACGAACCTGACCATCGCCATGCCGCTCGTGCACCTGAAAAAAGAGCAGATCGTCGCCGAGGCCATTGCATACAACGTCCCCCTGGAACTCACCTGGAGCTGTTACCGTGACGAGGCCGAAGCCTGCGGTGTCTGCGACAGCTGCCGTCTGCGCCTGAAGGGGTTTGAACTGGCCGGCGTACGGGACCCAATTCCCTATCGTTAA
- a CDS encoding EAL domain-containing protein has protein sequence MTEFVQVARQPIIDAANATYGYELLHREGENNAANPALTHRLMSAQVMLSVFNLIGRERAVGEDLAFFNISPAFLMTDIIEAFRPDQCVFEIAANEPLRHNEIAKLKLLFDKGYRFALDNFVVTANSIAQFQTVLPYIAYLKIDIQNNDIEQVAEHAEVLKANHKLIAQKVESIDEFSAYQGLGFNYFQGYYIQHPVPVKHYRLEPKHIGVSRLYKMLDTVPFYEFAKEFERHNELTIQFFQYLISTGMKRYDATRSVRAMIMDIGPDVMRRWFMLIIYAKGGADISVEKGPFSRFFEERIDLMNTIVSNVHSADPERRSDELRLLAIFSTLIDIYQIPFDTLMGSFEITKNLEKWIAARKGRFSLLYKAVNQLQHSPLDIEKVNRVLKAFKTDYDEVSVKMNHRV, from the coding sequence ATGACAGAGTTTGTACAAGTTGCGCGACAACCCATCATCGATGCTGCCAATGCGACGTACGGCTACGAACTTCTACACCGTGAAGGTGAGAATAATGCCGCAAATCCCGCATTGACACATCGTCTAATGTCCGCGCAAGTAATGCTGAGCGTATTCAATCTGATCGGAAGAGAGCGAGCAGTAGGGGAGGATCTTGCATTTTTCAATATCTCCCCCGCCTTTTTGATGACGGACATCATTGAGGCCTTCCGCCCCGACCAGTGCGTCTTCGAGATCGCGGCAAACGAACCGCTGAGACACAATGAAATCGCCAAGCTGAAACTTCTGTTTGACAAGGGCTACCGCTTCGCCCTGGACAACTTCGTCGTTACGGCCAACAGTATTGCCCAGTTCCAAACTGTCCTGCCGTACATTGCCTATCTCAAGATCGATATTCAGAATAACGACATTGAGCAGGTTGCTGAACATGCCGAGGTACTGAAGGCCAACCACAAGCTTATTGCGCAGAAGGTCGAAAGCATCGACGAGTTCTCCGCCTACCAGGGGCTCGGGTTTAATTATTTCCAGGGCTACTACATCCAGCACCCGGTCCCGGTCAAACATTACCGCCTCGAACCGAAGCACATCGGTGTCAGCCGCCTTTACAAAATGCTCGATACGGTGCCTTTCTATGAGTTCGCCAAAGAGTTCGAACGCCACAACGAGCTCACCATCCAGTTCTTCCAGTACCTCATTTCCACCGGGATGAAACGCTATGACGCCACGCGCTCCGTACGCGCGATGATCATGGATATCGGTCCCGATGTGATGCGCCGCTGGTTCATGCTGATCATCTATGCAAAGGGCGGGGCGGACATCAGCGTCGAAAAAGGACCTTTTTCCCGCTTCTTCGAAGAGCGGATCGACCTGATGAACACCATTGTTTCCAATGTCCACAGCGCCGACCCGGAGCGCCGCAGCGACGAACTGCGCCTGCTGGCCATCTTTTCGACCCTCATCGACATCTACCAGATCCCTTTTGATACGCTCATGGGCTCGTTCGAGATCACGAAGAACCTTGAAAAATGGATCGCGGCGCGCAAAGGGCGCTTCAGCCTGCTGTACAAGGCCGTCAACCAGCTGCAGCACTCGCCCCTCGATATCGAGAAGGTGAACCGTGTCCTCAAGGCTTTCAAGACCGACTACGACGAGGTCAGTGTCAAGATGAACCACCGGGTGTAG
- a CDS encoding DNA-deoxyinosine glycosylase — protein sequence MRLEHPFDPIADDRSRVLVLGSFPSIASFEAAFYYAHPRNQFWPIMEQLFDVALPDKTARRAFALEQGIALWDSYASLVRSENNSSDANLSELTPNDIPAFLAAHPAIRHIFCTGRKAYEGCVKAFPDLPVPCTLLPSTSPAYAAMRFDAKLEAYRQLKAVLDAD from the coding sequence ATGCGCCTGGAACACCCCTTCGACCCCATTGCCGACGACCGTTCCCGCGTCCTGGTCCTCGGTTCCTTTCCCAGCATCGCCTCTTTCGAAGCCGCTTTTTACTACGCCCACCCGCGCAACCAGTTCTGGCCCATAATGGAACAGCTTTTTGACGTCGCGCTCCCGGACAAAACGGCGCGGCGCGCTTTTGCCCTGGAGCAGGGGATCGCCCTGTGGGACAGCTATGCCTCCCTGGTGCGCAGCGAAAACAACTCCAGCGACGCCAACCTCAGCGAGCTCACCCCCAACGACATCCCCGCTTTCCTGGCAGCGCACCCCGCCATCAGGCATATCTTCTGCACCGGCAGAAAAGCATACGAGGGGTGCGTCAAGGCATTTCCGGACCTTCCCGTCCCCTGTACGCTGCTCCCCTCGACCTCTCCGGCCTACGCTGCAATGCGCTTTGATGCCAAACTGGAAGCCTATCGCCAACTCAAAGCAGTCCTCGATGCAGATTGA
- a CDS encoding SprT family zinc-dependent metalloprotease, with product MQIECDGIRVEHRINPRIKHAYLSVADDGTVVLKSNGRGLRHLQAFVASKREWILRQQARVSSQPSMRLGESLLYLGDIVTLEEIDTAFQAHSPEALRRSYDRFYRDRAEALLCEKTAMFAEQMGVSYEAIRFRKMKRRWGSCSKTGVITYNTLLLQLEEAMVDYTVVHELAHRVHFNHSADFHALVASVLPDEKALRRRMRLRKASYY from the coding sequence ATGCAGATTGAATGTGACGGCATCCGTGTCGAACACCGGATCAATCCCCGCATAAAGCATGCCTACCTGAGCGTCGCTGACGACGGTACGGTCGTGCTCAAGTCCAACGGCCGCGGACTAAGGCATCTGCAGGCGTTCGTTGCTTCCAAGCGCGAATGGATCCTGCGCCAGCAGGCCCGTGTTTCTTCACAGCCTTCGATGCGGCTGGGCGAAAGCCTTCTCTATCTGGGAGATATCGTTACTCTTGAGGAGATCGACACCGCGTTTCAGGCCCACTCGCCCGAAGCGCTCCGCCGAAGCTACGACCGCTTTTACCGTGATCGCGCCGAAGCGCTGCTGTGCGAAAAAACCGCCATGTTCGCCGAACAGATGGGGGTCTCCTACGAAGCCATTCGTTTCCGGAAAATGAAACGGCGCTGGGGGAGCTGCTCGAAGACGGGGGTTATCACTTACAACACCCTCCTGCTGCAGCTGGAAGAAGCGATGGTCGACTACACCGTCGTGCACGAACTGGCGCACCGCGTCCACTTCAACCACTCCGCCGATTTCCACGCCCTCGTCGCCTCGGTACTCCCCGACGAAAAGGCGCTGCGCCGACGCATGCGACTCCGCAAGGCCAGCTACTACTGA